A region of Maribacter algicola DNA encodes the following proteins:
- the recA gene encoding recombinase RecA: protein MSSDKEAKLKALKLTLDKLDKTYGKGAVMKMGDSVVEDVEVIPSGSLGLDIALGVGGYPRGRVIEIYGPESSGKTTLTLHAIAEAQKKGGIAAFIDAEHAFDRFYAQKLGVDIDNLIISQPDNGEQALEITDNLIRSGAIDIVIIDSVAALTPKSEIEGEMGDSKMGLHARLMSQALRKLTSSISKTHCTVIFINQLREKIGVMFGNPETTTGGNALKFYASVRLDIRRSTQIKDTDGNIQGNKTRVKVVKNKVAPPFRTTEFDIMYGEGISKVGEIIDLGVEYEIIKKSGSWFSYGDTKLGQGRDAVKSLLLDNPELLDELDGKIRDALNAVNN from the coding sequence ATGAGTTCCGATAAAGAAGCCAAATTAAAAGCCCTAAAACTAACCCTGGATAAGCTGGACAAGACCTATGGAAAAGGTGCCGTAATGAAGATGGGGGACAGTGTTGTTGAAGATGTAGAGGTGATTCCTTCAGGATCCCTAGGACTTGACATAGCCTTGGGCGTTGGCGGTTACCCAAGAGGTAGGGTCATTGAAATATATGGACCGGAGTCTTCTGGTAAGACCACGCTCACGTTACATGCAATTGCGGAGGCACAGAAAAAAGGGGGGATAGCGGCTTTCATTGATGCGGAACATGCATTTGACCGTTTTTATGCCCAAAAATTGGGGGTCGACATTGATAACCTAATCATTTCCCAACCGGACAACGGGGAGCAGGCTTTGGAAATAACGGATAACTTGATTCGTTCCGGGGCAATTGACATTGTAATCATCGATTCTGTTGCCGCACTGACTCCAAAGAGTGAAATCGAAGGTGAAATGGGTGATTCCAAAATGGGACTTCACGCAAGGTTAATGTCTCAAGCACTTAGAAAACTAACAAGCTCCATAAGCAAAACGCACTGTACCGTTATATTCATTAATCAATTACGTGAAAAGATCGGGGTGATGTTCGGTAACCCAGAAACCACTACTGGCGGAAACGCACTAAAATTTTATGCCTCCGTTCGATTGGATATTAGACGTTCTACCCAAATCAAAGATACAGATGGTAACATCCAAGGTAACAAGACACGAGTAAAAGTGGTCAAAAACAAGGTTGCACCTCCATTTAGAACTACCGAGTTTGATATTATGTACGGAGAAGGCATTTCCAAAGTTGGAGAAATCATTGACCTTGGGGTAGAATACGAAATCATAAAGAAAAGCGGTTCCTGGTTCAGTTATGGAGATACCAAACTAGGTCAAGGAAGGGATGCCGTCAAATCCCTTTTATTGGACAATCCTGAATTATTGGATGAATTGGACGGTAAAATACGCGATGCCCTTAACGCCGTTAATAATTAA
- the dprA gene encoding DNA-processing protein DprA yields MSFIQHTADELIAILRLQNIPNIGDVIAKRLIAYCGSPQEIFKQKQNQLLKIDGIGTYTLKHLYDATFLADAEKEYQFILDNEIEVSYFEDAEYPRYLRNCIDSPVLLFNKGNIDLEGRKIISVVGTRNITSYGTAFCEQFIADLVPLNPVIVSGFAYGVDICIQREAINQGLQTIGCLAHGLNQIYPKVHKKYQADVLHNGGFFTEFWSTSSPERENFLKRNRIIAGMSEATVVVESAEKGGSLVTADIANSYNRDVFALPGRSTDKYSVGCNNLIKQQKAHMLTSAGDLIYLLNWDLQESPVKAVQKQLFVDLDEIEQKIYSYLQQEGKQLLDSIAFDCQLPIFKTSATLLTMEMKGVIRPLPGKLFEAV; encoded by the coding sequence ATGAGCTTCATACAACATACTGCGGATGAGTTGATTGCAATACTACGATTGCAAAATATACCCAATATTGGTGATGTGATTGCCAAAAGATTGATCGCATACTGTGGAAGTCCACAGGAAATTTTTAAGCAGAAACAGAATCAACTATTAAAAATCGATGGTATTGGCACCTACACCCTAAAACATTTGTACGATGCCACATTTCTTGCCGATGCCGAAAAGGAATACCAGTTTATCCTGGATAATGAAATTGAGGTTTCCTACTTTGAAGATGCGGAATACCCAAGGTATTTGCGGAACTGTATCGATAGCCCTGTTCTGCTGTTTAACAAGGGAAATATAGATTTGGAAGGCCGAAAAATCATCAGTGTGGTGGGGACGCGGAACATTACCAGCTATGGAACCGCCTTTTGCGAACAGTTCATTGCAGATTTGGTGCCGCTAAATCCTGTAATCGTAAGCGGGTTCGCCTACGGTGTGGACATCTGCATTCAACGGGAGGCAATCAATCAAGGTTTGCAGACCATTGGCTGTCTGGCCCACGGACTGAACCAGATATATCCTAAAGTGCACAAGAAATATCAAGCCGATGTCCTGCATAATGGCGGATTCTTTACGGAATTCTGGAGCACCAGTAGTCCGGAACGGGAGAATTTCCTAAAGCGAAATCGGATTATCGCTGGGATGAGCGAAGCGACGGTTGTGGTCGAATCTGCCGAAAAAGGCGGAAGCTTGGTCACAGCCGATATCGCTAACAGCTATAACCGCGACGTGTTTGCCCTACCGGGAAGAAGTACGGATAAATACAGCGTTGGTTGCAATAACCTTATCAAGCAGCAAAAGGCCCATATGTTGACCTCAGCGGGAGATTTAATCTATCTTTTGAACTGGGACCTCCAGGAATCCCCGGTCAAAGCGGTTCAAAAGCAATTGTTCGTTGATCTGGACGAAATAGAGCAAAAAATTTATAGCTATCTACAACAGGAGGGAAAACAATTGTTGGACAGTATCGCTTTTGATTGCCAATTGCCCATTTTTAAGACCTCGGCAACGTTGCTCACTATGGAAATGAAAGGCGTTATACGGCCCTTGCCGGGTAAATTGTTCGAAGCGGTCTAG
- a CDS encoding acyl-CoA thioesterase, with translation MTPKTPSESRTTMTDMVLPSETNALQNLFGGELLARMDRAASIAAGRHSRRITVTASVNHVAFNLAVPLGSVVTVEAAVSRAYTTSMEVYIDVWIEDRYNGKRTKANEAIYTFVAVDETGKPTEVPPLQPETDLEKQRFAGALRRKQLSLVLAGKMKPNDATELKALFMEG, from the coding sequence ATGACACCGAAAACGCCTTCAGAATCGAGAACGACCATGACGGACATGGTATTGCCCAGTGAGACCAATGCGCTTCAAAACCTTTTTGGGGGCGAGCTACTCGCTAGGATGGACCGCGCGGCAAGTATCGCCGCAGGTAGACATAGCAGACGAATTACCGTAACGGCATCTGTGAACCATGTGGCTTTTAATCTTGCCGTACCCCTGGGAAGTGTGGTTACCGTCGAAGCCGCCGTTTCCCGAGCTTATACGACCTCTATGGAAGTCTATATCGATGTATGGATCGAAGATCGCTACAATGGGAAAAGAACCAAGGCCAACGAGGCCATATATACTTTTGTGGCCGTGGACGAGACCGGTAAGCCTACCGAAGTACCACCCTTACAACCAGAAACGGACTTGGAAAAGCAACGTTTTGCAGGTGCCCTGCGTAGGAAGCAATTGAGCTTGGTATTGGCGGGTAAAATGAAGCCCAACGATGCCACGGAGCTTAAGGCCTTGTTTATGGAAGGATAG
- the trpS gene encoding tryptophan--tRNA ligase: MARILTGIQSTGTPHLGNILGAIIPAIEMASDPKNESFLFIADMHSLTQIKNAEVLRENTYAIAAAWLSFGLDINKTVFYRQSDVPQVTELSWYLSCFFPYQRLTLAHSFKDKADRLEDVNAGLFTYPMLMAADILLYDAHIVPVGKDQLQHIEMTRDVAHRFHAQLGDTFVVPEGKVQEETMYVPGTDGAKMSKSRGNLINLFQPDKKLRKQIMGIQTDSTPMEEPKDPTRDNVFALYKIMASQPQIEEMTANYLGGNYGYGHAKQALYELLLNKFEEPREKFEYYMNHLDEVDEALSIGAEKAKIVADGVLARVREKLGY, from the coding sequence ATGGCAAGAATTTTAACAGGTATCCAAAGTACCGGCACGCCCCATTTAGGAAATATCCTGGGGGCCATTATACCGGCCATAGAAATGGCAAGTGACCCAAAGAACGAATCGTTTTTGTTTATTGCGGATATGCATTCGCTTACCCAAATTAAGAATGCGGAAGTATTACGTGAAAACACCTATGCCATAGCAGCTGCTTGGTTATCTTTTGGTCTGGATATCAACAAAACAGTTTTTTATCGTCAGAGCGACGTTCCCCAAGTGACCGAACTTTCTTGGTATCTAAGCTGTTTTTTTCCATATCAGCGACTAACGCTAGCGCATTCTTTTAAGGACAAGGCTGATAGACTGGAGGACGTAAATGCCGGTTTGTTTACCTATCCAATGCTCATGGCCGCGGATATTTTGCTATACGATGCCCATATTGTTCCGGTTGGAAAGGACCAATTGCAACATATTGAAATGACGCGGGACGTTGCCCACAGATTTCATGCCCAATTGGGGGATACCTTTGTGGTTCCCGAAGGAAAAGTCCAGGAAGAGACCATGTATGTGCCGGGGACCGATGGTGCCAAAATGAGTAAAAGCCGGGGAAATCTTATTAATTTGTTTCAGCCCGATAAAAAACTGCGCAAACAGATAATGGGTATCCAAACCGATAGTACCCCCATGGAAGAACCCAAAGATCCTACTAGGGATAATGTGTTCGCACTTTATAAAATTATGGCTTCCCAGCCACAAATTGAAGAGATGACCGCGAACTATTTGGGAGGCAATTACGGATATGGGCACGCCAAACAGGCATTGTACGAACTGCTTTTAAACAAGTTTGAGGAACCACGCGAGAAGTTCGAATATTATATGAACCACTTGGATGAAGTGGACGAGGCTTTGTCCATAGGTGCGGAAAAGGCCAAAATAGTAGCTGATGGCGTTTTGGCCAGGGTACGGGAAAAGTTGGGGTATTGA
- a CDS encoding lysophospholipid acyltransferase family protein → MVLLVRIGQTLYRIWFYVLVAVPIFLFFPFLLLFASREEWYPKFFWMARNLWARPILYGMGCPPKVSYDQQLKFGKSYMLVANHTSMLDIMLMLCVSKNPFVFVGKKELVKIPVFGFFYKRVCIMVDRDSTQSRTGVYRRAQRRLNQGLSICIFPEGGVPDDESIVLDTFKDGAFKMAIAHKIPLVPITFFDNKKRFSFTFFSGGPGMVRARVHEFFETGILSEEDKSTLREEVRDIIYQDLVSSME, encoded by the coding sequence ATGGTTCTACTGGTACGAATAGGTCAAACGCTATACCGAATCTGGTTTTACGTACTTGTGGCGGTTCCTATCTTTCTATTTTTCCCGTTTTTGCTTTTGTTCGCGTCTAGGGAGGAATGGTACCCCAAATTCTTTTGGATGGCCAGAAACCTATGGGCCAGGCCCATTTTGTACGGTATGGGGTGTCCCCCAAAGGTTTCCTATGACCAACAATTGAAGTTTGGCAAAAGCTATATGCTCGTCGCGAACCATACCAGTATGTTGGACATTATGTTAATGCTGTGTGTGAGCAAGAATCCCTTTGTATTCGTAGGTAAAAAGGAATTGGTAAAAATTCCGGTGTTTGGTTTTTTTTATAAACGAGTGTGCATTATGGTAGACCGGGACAGCACCCAAAGTAGAACAGGAGTATATAGAAGGGCCCAAAGAAGATTGAACCAAGGTCTAAGCATCTGTATTTTTCCTGAAGGCGGCGTACCCGATGACGAAAGCATTGTATTGGACACCTTTAAGGATGGAGCCTTTAAAATGGCCATTGCCCATAAAATACCTTTAGTACCCATTACCTTCTTTGATAATAAAAAACGCTTTTCATTTACATTTTTCAGTGGGGGACCAGGTATGGTTAGGGCAAGGGTTCACGAGTTCTTTGAAACAGGTATTTTATCCGAAGAGGACAAGAGCACCCTTCGTGAAGAGGTTAGGGATATTATCTACCAAGATTTAGTTTCCTCGATGGAATAA
- a CDS encoding RNA polymerase sigma factor — protein sequence MLLEELVHRCKKGERKAQELLYKQYAGVLYGICLKYSRNKTEAEDNLHDSFMTIFEKIGQYKSTGSFEGWIKRITINTVLQKYRREEYLSVVNENMPEEVTLESNFADIGLQSLLGYIQELPNKYRTTFNLYVLDGYSHKEISQMLGTSIGTSKSNLARARMLLKDKIESKLSQSIIGLVIIIGNCF from the coding sequence TTGTTGCTGGAAGAACTGGTACATAGATGTAAAAAAGGCGAGCGAAAGGCCCAAGAGCTATTGTATAAACAGTATGCGGGTGTTCTCTATGGCATTTGTTTGAAATATTCCAGGAACAAGACAGAAGCGGAGGATAACCTACACGATAGTTTTATGACCATTTTTGAAAAAATAGGCCAATACAAGTCAACGGGTTCCTTTGAAGGATGGATAAAGCGTATTACCATAAACACGGTATTGCAGAAATATAGACGAGAGGAATATTTAAGCGTGGTGAACGAGAACATGCCCGAAGAAGTGACCTTGGAATCCAATTTCGCAGATATAGGGCTTCAATCCTTATTGGGATATATACAGGAATTGCCAAATAAATACAGGACAACATTCAACCTATATGTCTTGGACGGTTATAGCCATAAGGAAATCAGTCAGATGCTGGGGACTTCGATAGGTACGTCCAAATCCAATTTGGCAAGGGCAAGAATGTTACTTAAGGATAAAATTGAGAGTAAACTATCACAATCCATCATTGGTTTGGTGATTATAATTGGAAATTGTTTTTGA
- a CDS encoding HU domain-containing protein, whose amino-acid sequence MVVEHYISELLYRYNCVVVPNFGAFLTQRTSARINDITNTFFAPTKSISFNEQLISNDGLLVSYIAEAEKASFEDILFRIETLTKQWKERLNAGEKLSLKNIGLLWNNSENKVQFQPYYEVNYLTSSFGLSSFKSIPVAREVLKEEVEALEEKIPFIISPEKREQANFRPYLKYAAILLLAISAGFTGYQVFNNGFQSQQVVREDAKKEIERQIQEATFFNTAPLELPTVNVDAVSTTKAKINNAAKHHIVAGAFRVKANADRKIESLQNKGYKAAYYGTNAYGLHMVTYDRFTDPKEALSELRRIKRSESKDAWLLSEK is encoded by the coding sequence ATGGTAGTAGAACACTATATAAGCGAATTACTGTATCGATACAATTGTGTGGTGGTGCCTAACTTTGGTGCTTTTCTTACACAGCGGACTTCCGCACGTATAAACGATATAACCAATACCTTTTTTGCTCCCACAAAATCCATTTCGTTCAACGAACAGTTGATATCCAATGACGGTTTGTTGGTTTCCTATATCGCTGAGGCGGAGAAGGCCTCTTTTGAGGATATTCTTTTTAGAATCGAAACCTTGACCAAGCAATGGAAAGAAAGATTGAACGCTGGCGAAAAGCTAAGTCTCAAGAATATTGGCCTACTTTGGAACAATTCTGAAAACAAGGTCCAATTTCAACCCTATTACGAGGTAAATTATCTAACCTCCTCTTTTGGGCTTTCATCCTTTAAGTCGATTCCGGTTGCCAGGGAGGTACTAAAAGAGGAAGTCGAGGCCCTTGAAGAAAAAATCCCGTTTATCATTAGCCCGGAAAAAAGGGAGCAGGCCAACTTTAGGCCTTATCTCAAATATGCCGCAATTTTGTTGTTGGCCATTTCGGCTGGGTTCACCGGGTATCAGGTATTTAACAACGGATTTCAATCCCAGCAGGTGGTTAGGGAAGATGCGAAAAAGGAAATTGAAAGACAGATTCAGGAAGCTACTTTTTTCAACACCGCTCCTTTGGAACTTCCCACAGTGAATGTAGATGCGGTTTCCACGACCAAAGCCAAAATCAATAATGCGGCCAAACACCATATTGTAGCCGGAGCCTTTCGGGTGAAAGCCAATGCCGACAGGAAAATCGAATCCTTGCAAAATAAGGGTTATAAGGCAGCCTATTATGGTACCAATGCCTACGGACTTCATATGGTTACGTATGACCGATTTACAGACCCCAAGGAAGCCCTATCCGAATTAAGAAGGATTAAACGCTCCGAGTCCAAGGACGCCTGGCTTCTTTCCGAAAAATAA
- the trhO gene encoding oxygen-dependent tRNA uridine(34) hydroxylase TrhO yields MQLYNTLSAKERAALIEEAGQDRLTISFYKYAHIGNPGIFRNHLFIHWNDLDVLGRIYVAHEGINAQLSVPAENFQRFKDFLDSISFLENVRLNIAIEQDNMSFLKLKVKVRHKILADGLNDATFDVTNKGVHVNAQKFNELIEDPDTVLVDMRNHYESEIGHFKNAITPDVDTFRDSLDIIEKDLQDHKEDKKLVMYCTGGIRCEKASAYYKHKGFKQVYQLEGGIIEYARQVEKQRLENKFLGKNFVFDHRRGERISSDIISQCHQCGEPCDDHVNCANEACHLLFIQCKKCAEKMNDCCSNHCMEIHALPYEEQKALRKGMVVSNKIFKKGRSEVLKFKR; encoded by the coding sequence ATGCAACTGTACAATACCTTAAGTGCAAAGGAAAGAGCTGCCCTCATTGAAGAGGCCGGTCAAGACCGCTTGACCATTTCTTTCTATAAATATGCACACATTGGCAATCCCGGTATTTTTAGGAATCATTTGTTCATTCATTGGAACGACCTAGATGTTTTGGGCCGTATTTATGTGGCCCACGAGGGAATCAATGCCCAATTATCCGTTCCTGCGGAAAACTTTCAGAGGTTTAAGGACTTTCTAGACAGTATTTCCTTTTTGGAGAATGTACGATTGAACATTGCAATAGAACAGGATAATATGTCCTTTCTGAAATTGAAGGTCAAGGTTAGGCATAAAATTTTGGCTGATGGACTAAACGATGCCACTTTTGATGTCACCAACAAAGGGGTTCATGTAAATGCCCAGAAATTCAACGAGTTGATCGAGGACCCGGATACGGTGTTGGTGGATATGAGAAACCATTACGAAAGTGAAATAGGACATTTTAAGAATGCCATTACCCCAGATGTGGATACGTTTAGGGATTCCTTGGATATTATTGAAAAAGACCTTCAGGACCATAAAGAGGACAAGAAATTGGTCATGTACTGTACGGGGGGTATCCGTTGTGAAAAGGCCAGTGCTTATTACAAGCATAAGGGGTTTAAGCAAGTCTATCAACTGGAAGGAGGTATAATAGAATATGCCAGGCAAGTTGAGAAGCAAAGGTTGGAGAATAAGTTTTTGGGCAAGAATTTCGTTTTCGACCATAGAAGGGGCGAACGGATTAGCAGTGATATCATTTCCCAATGCCATCAATGTGGGGAACCCTGTGATGACCATGTAAATTGCGCCAATGAGGCCTGTCACCTATTGTTCATACAATGTAAAAAGTGTGCCGAAAAAATGAACGATTGCTGTTCTAATCACTGCATGGAAATCCACGCCTTGCCCTATGAGGAACAAAAAGCCCTAAGAAAAGGTATGGTAGTGAGCAATAAAATTTTTAAAAAGGGTAGATCGGAAGTACTAAAGTTCAAAAGGTAA
- a CDS encoding porin family protein, translating to MSKKHLDKFFQEKFKGFEETPDDKVWVAIASSLDRKKKKRILPLWWRLAGVAAVVVFSFLLLNPFDTGNYPNVNSVTDTEQKESDDKLLKETIRAKDAVSSAPKDVNPSEIDTNTNSQPEGSIVKTDNSRSTPATNGGIRNAAKNETENISNQSKIADTEPGKKFNKSENLLSGNKTTGELKGKNQVADPSMDNPLVKPNTEAIAFKEETENNQSTVSEGKKSLYDEIQDQEEEEIAASKTSKNKWSAGPSIAPVYFDALGTGSPVSPMFSANAKSGNVNMSYGLSVAYEINPRLSIRSGVHKVDYGYDTNDVYFTSSISALSQNRISNINYAQTAENLVVSSSNAALNLDSKSFDVSARTANRSGVMAQQLGYLEVPVELSYALVNNKFGVHVIGGVSSLFLVENQVDLTSGSLTTQIGEANNVNDLNFSANFGIGLGYQFSQKLKLNIEPLFKYQLNTFSNVDGTFNPYTIGVYSGISFKF from the coding sequence ATGAGCAAGAAGCATTTAGATAAATTTTTTCAAGAAAAATTCAAAGGTTTTGAAGAGACACCTGATGATAAGGTATGGGTTGCCATAGCATCATCATTGGACAGAAAAAAGAAGAAAAGAATTTTGCCACTATGGTGGCGACTTGCCGGAGTAGCTGCAGTAGTGGTCTTTAGCTTTCTACTGTTAAATCCTTTTGACACTGGTAATTACCCAAATGTCAATAGCGTTACGGATACGGAGCAAAAGGAAAGTGATGACAAGTTGTTGAAAGAGACCATACGTGCCAAAGATGCTGTTTCAAGTGCGCCCAAGGATGTAAATCCTTCAGAAATCGACACCAATACCAACTCCCAACCGGAAGGATCCATCGTGAAAACGGATAATTCTCGCAGCACACCTGCTACCAATGGTGGAATTCGCAATGCTGCTAAAAATGAAACCGAGAATATTTCAAACCAATCCAAAATTGCCGACACTGAACCAGGTAAAAAATTCAACAAATCGGAAAACTTACTATCAGGGAACAAAACAACCGGTGAACTAAAAGGAAAGAATCAGGTGGCCGACCCTTCCATGGATAATCCCTTGGTAAAACCGAATACCGAAGCAATCGCTTTCAAGGAAGAAACAGAAAATAACCAAAGTACGGTCTCCGAAGGTAAAAAATCCTTGTACGACGAGATTCAGGACCAGGAAGAAGAAGAAATTGCTGCTTCCAAAACTTCGAAGAATAAATGGTCTGCTGGGCCAAGTATTGCACCGGTATATTTTGATGCTTTGGGAACGGGTTCTCCTGTAAGCCCCATGTTTAGTGCCAACGCCAAATCCGGTAATGTCAATATGAGTTATGGACTTTCTGTAGCCTATGAGATTAACCCAAGGCTATCCATACGGTCCGGGGTACACAAGGTGGATTATGGGTATGATACCAATGATGTTTACTTTACCTCCTCCATATCGGCCTTGAGCCAAAATCGCATTTCCAATATCAACTACGCCCAAACTGCGGAAAATTTGGTGGTATCCTCCAGTAATGCCGCATTGAACTTGGATAGTAAATCCTTTGATGTATCGGCAAGAACCGCCAACAGGTCTGGGGTCATGGCACAACAGTTGGGATACCTGGAAGTACCTGTAGAGTTAAGTTATGCCCTGGTCAATAATAAATTCGGGGTACATGTGATTGGCGGTGTAAGTTCACTGTTCCTTGTGGAGAACCAAGTAGATCTAACTTCTGGTAGCCTGACCACCCAAATAGGGGAGGCTAACAATGTCAACGACTTGAACTTCAGTGCCAACTTTGGAATAGGACTGGGGTATCAATTTTCACAAAAATTAAAACTGAACATTGAGCCTCTATTCAAGTATCAGTTAAATACCTTTTCGAATGTTGATGGCACCTTTAACCCTTATACCATTGGTGTTTATAGTGGAATTAGCTTTAAGTTTTAA
- a CDS encoding PSP1 domain-containing protein: MGCSSCSTGKDGQPKGCKNNGTCGTDGCNKLTVFDWLSNMSLPNGERPFEYVEVRFKNSRKEFFKNTESLSLSIGDIVATQAQSGHDIGMVTLTGELVRVQMKRKKIDPAKEELPKVYRKATQKDIDIWQKCRDREEEIKKRSREIAIILNLQMKISDVEFQGDGSKATFYYTAEDRVDFRQLIKDMAKAFGIRIEMRQIGYRQEAQRLGGIGSCGRELCCSTWLTDFRSVSTSAARYQQLSLNPQKLAGQCGKLKCCLNYELDVYLDALKDFPPQDTKLNTEKGLAFCQKTDIFKELLWFSYKDEPANWHVLSKDQVNEILEKNKKKEKVPSLEIYAVDNITEDKVVFENVVGQDSLTRFDRPKKKSKGNRNRNRKKNNTNNNRKRNRSNKNA, from the coding sequence ATGGGTTGTAGTAGTTGTTCTACCGGTAAGGATGGACAACCAAAGGGATGCAAGAATAACGGTACTTGCGGTACAGATGGTTGCAATAAATTAACTGTTTTTGACTGGCTTTCAAATATGTCGCTTCCTAATGGCGAGCGGCCATTTGAATATGTTGAGGTGCGCTTTAAGAACAGTAGAAAGGAATTTTTTAAAAATACGGAAAGCCTTTCCCTTTCCATTGGGGATATCGTGGCTACCCAGGCACAGTCCGGCCATGACATTGGCATGGTCACGCTCACCGGGGAACTAGTACGCGTTCAAATGAAGCGCAAGAAAATAGATCCGGCAAAGGAGGAACTTCCCAAAGTTTATAGAAAGGCCACTCAAAAAGATATTGATATCTGGCAAAAATGTAGGGACAGGGAAGAGGAAATTAAAAAACGATCTCGGGAAATCGCCATTATCTTGAATTTGCAAATGAAGATTTCCGATGTGGAATTCCAGGGCGATGGTTCCAAGGCTACATTTTACTACACAGCAGAGGACCGGGTAGATTTTCGACAGCTTATAAAGGATATGGCCAAAGCTTTTGGCATTCGTATAGAAATGCGACAGATAGGCTACCGACAGGAGGCCCAGCGCCTAGGGGGTATTGGGTCCTGTGGCAGGGAATTGTGTTGTTCTACCTGGCTGACCGATTTTAGGTCTGTAAGTACTTCCGCGGCCCGTTATCAGCAACTTTCGTTAAACCCCCAAAAATTGGCAGGGCAATGTGGTAAATTGAAGTGTTGTCTAAATTACGAGTTGGATGTATACCTGGACGCCCTAAAGGACTTTCCACCCCAAGACACCAAACTTAATACGGAAAAAGGACTTGCCTTTTGCCAAAAAACGGATATTTTCAAGGAATTGCTTTGGTTCTCATATAAAGACGAACCTGCCAATTGGCACGTACTATCCAAGGATCAGGTGAACGAAATCTTGGAGAAGAACAAGAAAAAAGAGAAGGTTCCAAGTTTGGAAATTTATGCAGTGGACAATATTACGGAGGATAAAGTAGTTTTTGAAAATGTGGTTGGGCAAGATAGCCTTACCAGGTTTGATAGGCCAAAGAAGAAATCCAAGGGCAATAGAAACCGCAATAGGAAAAAGAATAATACGAATAATAACAGAAAACGAAATAGGAGCAATAAAAATGCGTAG
- a CDS encoding DUF7079 family protein has translation MSQTINIEARKPVWIALSEFYLDTELEGMDYRHIARIIMESPYSIEEVKEINKYEIFPVLQKNLTSVAGEWAGFQEEWLVENILRSLKKRTKLRKFVIKCSWLAFKWMQEDSWKQLERIYSELIKGR, from the coding sequence ATGTCCCAAACCATAAACATAGAGGCACGGAAACCCGTTTGGATAGCCTTATCGGAATTCTATCTTGATACGGAATTGGAAGGGATGGATTACAGACATATTGCCCGTATTATAATGGAAAGTCCGTATTCTATTGAAGAAGTAAAGGAAATAAACAAGTATGAGATTTTCCCCGTGCTACAAAAAAACCTCACAAGCGTTGCTGGGGAATGGGCCGGCTTCCAAGAAGAATGGCTCGTGGAGAATATTTTAAGGTCTCTAAAAAAGCGAACCAAATTGCGAAAATTTGTAATTAAGTGCTCTTGGTTGGCTTTTAAATGGATGCAAGAAGATAGTTGGAAACAATTGGAAAGAATATACTCTGAGCTTATTAAGGGTCGATAG